From Pseudobacteroides sp., the proteins below share one genomic window:
- a CDS encoding NAD-dependent epimerase/dehydratase family protein, with translation MAEEFFKGKKVLITGASGFIGSHMVQRMAKENANVCALARESSDLWRIEDVIEEIDVRNIDLRDQEALVTYVNQIKPDFIFHFGAYGVDARQKDYHVAVNSNITGTMNLINAVAETGCEKFINTGSCAEYGNKTAIIQERDELCPLSIYGSTKAASVIIAHQIAHEKDIDIITLRSFGVFGENEGSHKFFPNLILSILRNIDINLTLCEQYRDYCYIENIIDGFVLAAKNKTVKNGIFNIGSGVVHKMKVLVDIVFKNLNAQSKPNYGAVPYRENEMWKQQPDIKKIQNVLGWEPQIGLEEGIIRTIDWYKNNLHKYENTGR, from the coding sequence CCTCATTACAGGGGCCAGTGGCTTTATAGGATCACATATGGTCCAGAGGATGGCAAAAGAAAATGCAAACGTGTGTGCTTTGGCCAGAGAATCGTCAGATCTTTGGCGGATTGAAGATGTTATAGAGGAAATAGATGTTAGGAATATTGATTTAAGAGATCAGGAAGCACTTGTAACTTATGTGAATCAGATAAAGCCGGATTTCATATTCCACTTCGGAGCTTATGGTGTTGATGCCAGGCAGAAGGATTACCATGTGGCAGTAAACTCAAACATAACAGGAACTATGAACCTTATAAACGCTGTGGCAGAAACAGGATGTGAAAAGTTTATCAATACCGGCTCATGTGCGGAATATGGAAATAAAACTGCAATAATTCAAGAGCGTGATGAGCTGTGCCCGTTAAGCATTTATGGAAGCACTAAAGCTGCAAGCGTGATTATAGCTCACCAAATAGCACACGAGAAGGATATTGATATCATAACACTAAGATCCTTTGGGGTTTTTGGAGAGAACGAAGGCAGTCACAAGTTTTTTCCAAATCTCATTCTTTCAATCTTGAGAAACATTGATATCAACCTCACTCTTTGTGAGCAATACCGTGACTACTGTTATATTGAAAATATAATTGACGGATTTGTACTTGCTGCAAAAAATAAGACTGTTAAAAACGGTATATTTAACATTGGAAGCGGTGTTGTGCATAAGATGAAGGTTCTTGTAGATATTGTCTTCAAAAACTTGAATGCTCAGAGCAAACCCAATTATGGAGCTGTTCCATACAGGGAGAATGAAATGTGGAAGCAGCAGCCTGATATAAAAAAAATTCAGAATGTACTGGGTTGGGAACCTCAAATAGGCTTGGAGGAAGGAATCATTCGCACTATCGATTGGTACAAAAATAATCTGCACAAATATGAGAATACAGGGAGATGA
- a CDS encoding cupin domain-containing protein — protein sequence MDKRFEIIRFKPFEDKRGSLKKIAMKSCIGMDIEEVYVLYSNKGAVRGNHYHKETVEYFTVLKGTASFSLKDLETGCSETVKLSSGDNIIIKVPANVVHAFKNEEDEPMVMLAVSSREYKVDDTDTYPMVIM from the coding sequence ATGGATAAGAGATTTGAAATCATAAGGTTTAAGCCATTTGAAGATAAACGCGGCAGCCTTAAGAAAATAGCAATGAAAAGCTGTATTGGCATGGATATTGAAGAGGTATATGTTTTGTACTCAAACAAAGGTGCCGTAAGGGGCAACCATTATCACAAGGAGACTGTGGAGTATTTTACCGTATTGAAAGGAACGGCCAGCTTTTCGTTGAAGGATTTGGAGACCGGATGCTCTGAAACTGTAAAGCTCTCTTCAGGCGATAATATCATAATAAAGGTGCCTGCTAATGTGGTGCATGCCTTTAAAAACGAGGAAGATGAGCCAATGGTAATGCTTGCAGTATCATCAAGAGAGTATAAGGTGGACGATACCGATACCTATCCAATGGTTATTATGTAG
- a CDS encoding NAD-dependent epimerase/dehydratase family protein, translating into MSFNNVIYEDVEYISNELRDMLKKAEGSTWLVSGGGGFIGGYFLDVIDYCNRNIFKKPCRLICLENFISGIPERIKHLSDNKNFKFLNRDVAKPFSIRGKVDYIVHAASIASPTFYRKYPIETIETNVTGLKNLLDLGVKKKVKSFLFFSTSEIYGNPDPAWIPTPEHYNGNVSCTGPRACYDESKRLGETLCVNYYNQHDLPVKVVRPFNVFGPGLRIDDKRVIPDFFYNALNGKKIEILSDGAPTRSFCYISDAMCGFLRAMLSDCNGEAFNIGNDQLEISMLGLAKAVARTVGGIDVEYRQSSDINYLIDNPQRRCPDLTKSKKLLGYEPKIDLDEALRRTMEWYKKAYHFEGGSQQ; encoded by the coding sequence TTGAGCTTTAATAACGTTATATATGAAGATGTTGAATATATAAGTAATGAACTTAGGGATATGCTTAAGAAGGCTGAGGGAAGCACATGGCTTGTAAGCGGCGGCGGAGGCTTTATAGGAGGGTACTTCCTTGATGTAATAGATTATTGCAACAGGAATATTTTTAAAAAGCCTTGCCGTTTAATATGTCTCGAAAATTTCATATCAGGTATCCCTGAAAGAATCAAGCATTTGAGTGATAATAAAAACTTCAAATTTCTAAACAGGGATGTGGCCAAACCCTTTTCCATAAGAGGCAAGGTTGACTATATAGTACATGCTGCCAGCATTGCATCACCTACCTTTTATAGAAAATATCCCATTGAAACAATTGAAACAAATGTTACAGGATTAAAGAACCTATTGGATTTAGGGGTAAAGAAAAAAGTAAAAAGCTTTCTGTTCTTTTCCACCAGTGAAATATACGGAAATCCGGACCCAGCCTGGATTCCAACTCCGGAGCATTATAACGGTAATGTATCATGTACCGGTCCAAGGGCATGCTATGATGAATCCAAAAGGCTTGGTGAAACCCTATGCGTAAATTATTACAATCAGCATGATTTGCCGGTTAAGGTGGTCCGTCCTTTCAATGTATTCGGACCAGGTCTCAGAATTGATGATAAAAGGGTTATTCCGGACTTCTTCTACAACGCACTTAATGGCAAAAAAATTGAGATATTGAGCGATGGTGCACCAACACGAAGCTTCTGCTATATAAGTGATGCCATGTGTGGTTTTTTGAGGGCTATGCTTTCTGATTGTAACGGAGAAGCCTTCAATATAGGCAATGATCAGTTGGAGATATCTATGCTCGGTTTAGCAAAGGCAGTAGCACGAACTGTTGGCGGTATTGATGTTGAATATAGACAAAGCAGCGATATAAACTACCTTATTGACAATCCGCAAAGAAGGTGTCCTGACCTTACTAAGAGCAAAAAATTACTGGGTTATGAGCCTAAAATCGATTTGGATGAGGCTTTAAGAAGAACCATGGAATGGTATAAAAAAGCATACCATTTTGAAGGGGGGAGCCAGCAATGA
- a CDS encoding YheC/YheD family protein, whose translation MSSVFTIKSDSNNHSVFTVNPKTADEINIRSKKQAYISFGSKRHYVKVKTSENVPDNVILLSDNVSQDLYIPDYLAYEVSVYKNEISIGPFIGLLLKKEDKDFTDSCLRKLLMYTRNYSDINGAIVVFGLDKVDGVRHLIEGFCYNPGLGKWQRATFPYPSAIYRKIGLNEQWKNHFLTVMGDCIFNNHYFSKWDMYKWLASSCIAGQHLPYTMRYTSWEDVINMLKKYDKVYIKPASGLKGHGIVQASMNGENMILKFRHKGENHEVALNSIDEIRDYMGKRFADKEYIVQQGIELLKYDEKIVDFRCVLQKNKWNMWECMAVFGRCGENGSVVSNISSGGTVFRAEELLEKALPSSVDHSSEVRESIEYLAEKVCYELDDCGINCGFLGLDIGVDEYGYLWLIEINNRDPCLLYALDISDEELYFNLKVNPLYYAKYLAGFNVK comes from the coding sequence ATGAGCAGCGTATTTACCATAAAATCAGATTCAAATAACCACTCCGTATTCACTGTTAATCCTAAGACAGCCGACGAAATAAATATAAGAAGCAAAAAGCAAGCCTATATTAGTTTTGGGAGTAAAAGGCACTATGTAAAAGTTAAAACATCAGAGAACGTCCCGGATAATGTGATTTTATTATCAGACAATGTATCCCAAGATCTGTATATTCCCGATTACCTGGCATACGAAGTTTCGGTTTATAAAAACGAGATTTCCATTGGCCCTTTTATAGGGCTACTGCTTAAAAAAGAGGATAAAGATTTTACCGATTCCTGTTTGCGAAAGCTGCTTATGTATACACGGAACTATTCTGATATAAACGGTGCAATTGTAGTATTTGGTCTTGATAAGGTAGACGGCGTAAGGCATCTAATTGAAGGCTTTTGCTATAATCCCGGTTTAGGCAAATGGCAGAGGGCAACCTTTCCATATCCCTCGGCAATTTATCGTAAGATTGGTCTTAATGAACAGTGGAAGAACCATTTTCTCACTGTTATGGGGGACTGTATATTCAATAACCACTACTTCAGCAAATGGGATATGTATAAATGGCTTGCCTCAAGCTGTATTGCCGGGCAGCATTTGCCATATACCATGAGGTATACATCCTGGGAAGATGTGATTAATATGCTTAAAAAGTATGATAAAGTATATATTAAGCCCGCTTCAGGGCTTAAGGGGCATGGAATTGTGCAGGCAAGCATGAATGGAGAAAACATGATTCTAAAGTTCAGGCACAAAGGAGAAAATCATGAGGTAGCCCTAAACAGCATTGATGAAATCCGTGATTATATGGGAAAGCGGTTTGCTGACAAAGAATACATTGTACAGCAGGGAATAGAGCTTTTAAAATATGATGAAAAAATAGTAGACTTCAGGTGTGTGCTTCAGAAAAACAAATGGAATATGTGGGAGTGCATGGCAGTTTTCGGAAGATGCGGAGAAAACGGCAGTGTTGTAAGCAATATTTCCAGCGGGGGAACTGTCTTTAGAGCGGAGGAGCTTTTAGAGAAGGCTTTGCCTTCTTCCGTTGATCACTCAAGCGAGGTTAGGGAAAGTATAGAGTATTTGGCGGAAAAAGTGTGCTACGAACTGGATGACTGCGGAATCAATTGCGGCTTCCTGGGCCTTGATATAGGAGTGGATGAGTACGGCTATTTGTGGCTGATTGAAATCAATAACAGGGACCCGTGCCTTCTCTATGCACTTGATATTAGTGATGAGGAATTGTATTTCAACTTAAAAGTTAATCCTCTCTATTATGCAAAGTATCTTGCGGGATTCAACGTAAAGTAA
- a CDS encoding UDP-glucose/GDP-mannose dehydrogenase family protein, whose product MKISIIGTGYVGLVTGVSLAHKGHKVTCVDKREDIVTRINNSEATIYEPGLQVLLEQVIGKGNLKATTDLEYAVMNSDVSIIAVGTPFGDGRIDLSYIIGCATEIGQILKGKDKYHVVCVKSTVAPTTTDTIVKNILETTSGKKAGQFGLSMNPEFLREGKAVEDFMNPDRIVIGAYDNKSFNVVNRIYKGHFKAPIIRVNLRTAEMIKYTSNALLATLISYSNEIASICEETGGVDVREVLESVTLDKRFNPKVGNRLVNPEMISYLRAGCGFGGSCFPKDVKALISFSAGKGYEPEILQSTMNINETQPMRLVTRLGKNINGLEGKKIAVLGIAFKPDTDDVRESPALIIIRELLRQKAKVFAVDPIAVQNASMVLPNDNEELHLMTDYKMALQNADAAMLITSWPEFTSIPSYEFVSFMSKPVLIDGRRVYDKKTMENAGITYIGVGLDSTEAAKNG is encoded by the coding sequence ATGAAGATTTCCATTATTGGTACCGGGTATGTAGGACTTGTTACAGGTGTAAGCCTTGCCCATAAGGGGCACAAGGTAACCTGCGTTGATAAAAGGGAAGACATTGTTACAAGGATCAACAACAGCGAAGCCACAATCTATGAACCAGGACTGCAGGTCTTGTTGGAGCAGGTTATAGGTAAAGGTAATCTGAAAGCAACCACCGACCTAGAGTATGCTGTAATGAATTCCGATGTTTCCATTATTGCTGTGGGAACCCCTTTTGGAGATGGGAGAATAGATTTAAGCTATATAATCGGCTGTGCCACTGAAATTGGACAGATATTAAAAGGCAAGGATAAATACCATGTTGTCTGTGTAAAAAGCACTGTTGCTCCAACAACCACAGACACTATTGTAAAAAATATTCTGGAAACTACCTCGGGTAAAAAGGCAGGGCAATTCGGGCTTTCCATGAACCCTGAATTCCTGCGGGAAGGTAAAGCTGTTGAGGATTTTATGAATCCAGACAGGATTGTGATAGGAGCTTATGACAATAAGAGCTTCAATGTAGTAAACAGGATTTATAAAGGCCACTTTAAGGCTCCGATCATTCGCGTAAATCTGAGAACTGCTGAAATGATCAAGTACACATCTAATGCATTATTGGCCACACTTATTTCCTATTCCAACGAGATTGCTTCCATATGTGAGGAAACAGGCGGTGTCGATGTAAGGGAGGTTCTTGAGTCTGTTACTTTGGATAAAAGGTTTAATCCGAAAGTAGGAAACCGGCTTGTAAATCCTGAAATGATCAGTTATCTGCGGGCTGGGTGCGGTTTTGGAGGAAGCTGTTTCCCCAAGGATGTCAAAGCGTTGATATCATTCTCAGCAGGCAAAGGCTATGAACCCGAAATACTTCAATCCACAATGAATATAAATGAAACCCAGCCTATGAGGCTTGTTACAAGACTGGGAAAAAACATCAATGGGCTTGAGGGGAAGAAGATAGCGGTTTTAGGAATTGCTTTCAAGCCTGACACTGATGATGTAAGAGAATCTCCAGCTCTTATAATAATAAGGGAGCTTCTTAGGCAAAAAGCTAAAGTGTTTGCTGTGGACCCAATTGCTGTCCAAAATGCGAGCATGGTACTACCCAATGATAATGAAGAGCTGCATCTTATGACGGATTATAAGATGGCACTTCAAAATGCAGATGCAGCAATGCTGATAACAAGCTGGCCGGAGTTTACTTCTATACCTTCATATGAGTTTGTAAGCTTTATGAGTAAGCCTGTTTTAATTGACGGACGTAGGGTATATGACAAAAAGACAATGGAGAATGCTGGAATAACTTATATTGGCGTGGGTTTAGATAGTACGGAGGCTGCAAAAAATGGATAA